The following are from one region of the Pelodiscus sinensis isolate JC-2024 unplaced genomic scaffold, ASM4963464v1 ctg131, whole genome shotgun sequence genome:
- the PRRT3 gene encoding LOW QUALITY PROTEIN: proline-rich transmembrane protein 3 (The sequence of the model RefSeq protein was modified relative to this genomic sequence to represent the inferred CDS: deleted 1 base in 1 codon), whose translation MAWKIFLSPGEEQGQAPMAAAARLLAWSLLLVPARLPASPVSVPYSSEPHTRLPAARAPVGPGWAPELAGWSSSKEALWPRQALPGLSPEAPAVSGESLVFSGAGEPDHGPWHGSWGALLQPGTPSAAVSHDSGTPPSPAGSSALPPPLWPLLLGAEAPLQTLEGAPAPGPADTGDHGGPSSAAGTFREHMGLSLGGWPFAPLPGSTGGATAGRGAQSLLAPGWTLRTGGSPGVLALESRSLQPASPGPARPLGVEGALGLAGQDSRGSAGTPHPRPTVSTIALATRPGAAPRAAAEGPGPESQEGRPGSWALPGDPLEHAWVEGQAPHAQGYSLPAGGAASLLPLPAMPTGAGASVAGGWAGLAPALLSAGPPALPAQGSPAWTEVLSAPQRSTQRALAGTATQLLGTAAPGEEQGPEQPHTWPGTWPAAAPSHPGAAAEELGPPQRVRGAVDPGMPVNATSTATSVPRPTPPATRHPGAAGTRPSGPPRPPPATPRRGLVRVSTQRALPRPALPEPGPSLPCPPGSRPCSLLQPNRTLLRWADLQRRLSLAWGMHVYGTSSLFLLLSLLCAASLLCLPGRGLPHLPCRLAALALLLGAGLLRATFLLADPYGSRARLPAPAVRLLYNAPFPLLLSAFALLLLLLRGARRQRLRLLAALAALHSALLLGADLLSPPLSPLLGVGLHLLSCACGAALMLAPPAAYWQLRQAQRGCEAPPELHGLGPCARVLLGCSAPGLLCCGLQGYGALWLGGVLGPPGEFSWPWWFVQLWFRLGELLLSFALCFVASYPLCQRCGAAGHTCWAKLLRYLCAHRKAEAPEPPHGCYAWANGAPEQAASHLRTPPEQLHLRALKGKGRRVPGTSAGGYPSSLGRPGASPQHPSVAASGHSHTSLGGEKASVPSLAELEFRPPSPINLSRSIDQALFREHLVRDSVFLRCSLQCSRRPDSCSSLRRSSLLAPMAEPLLPAKAWPRRSSDPDCLARYSSLSDLPSLRPRGLPSEPRTEGTISGSSLDSFSRGSMKISWNPWRHGLSSLESLPLEETPSRAPLLPSEAPAGEAGDSEREARRSFLALSKQVDSRSLSSDTIEL comes from the exons GGCGAAGAGCAAGGGCAGGCTCCCATGGCGGCTGCGGCGCGGCTCCTTGCCTGGAGCCTGCTCCTGGTGCCGGCGCGGCTCCCCGCCTCTCCCGTCTCTGTGCCCTACAGCAGCGAGCCCCACACCAGGCTGCCAGCTGCACGAGCCCCCGTGGGGCCCGGCTGGGCGCcagagctggctggctggagctcCTCCAAGGAGGCTCTCTGGCCCCGCCAGGCCCTGCCAGGCCTCTCGCCAGAGGCACCAGCTGTCTCTGGGGAGAGCCTGGTCTtcagcggggctggggagccagACCACGGGCCGTGGCACGGCTCCTGGGGCgccctcctgcagccagggacGCCCTCTGCAGCTGTCAGCCATGACTCGGggacccccccatccccagcaggaagctctgctctcccgccccctctgtggcccctgctcctgggggctgAGGCCCCTCTGCAGACGCTGGagggggccccagccccagggcctgctGACACTGGGGACCATGGGGGGCCCAGCTCAGCCGCTGGCACATTCCGGGAACACATGGGGCTCAGCTTGGGGGGTTGGCCCTTCgcacccctgcctggctccacggGGGGCGCCACAGCCGGCAGAGGGGCTCAGAGCCTGCTGGCCCCTGGTTGGACTCTGAGGACAGGAGGCAGCCCAGGGGTCTTGGCCCTCGAGAGCAGGAGCTTGCAGCCAGCCTCCCCCGGCCCAGCCAGGCCTCTGGGGGTAGAGGGGGCtctgggcctggctgggcaggACAGTCGGGGCTCAGCCGGGACACCGCACCCCAGGCCTACAGTGTCCACCATCGCCTTGGCAACCAGGCCGGGTGCTGCTCCACGAGCTGCCGCTGAGGGCCCAGGGCCCGAGAGTCAGGAGGGGCGgccggggagctgggccctgcctgggGACCCACTGGAGCACGCCTGGGTAGAGGGCCAGGCCCCCCACGCCCAGGGCTATTCCCTCCCTGCCGGGGGCGCTGCCtcgctgctgcccctgccagccatGCCCACGGGAGCAGGGGCCTCCGTGGCGGGCGGATGGGCTGGCCTTGCTCCCGCATTGCTCAGTGCCGGCCCACCAGCGCTCCCGGCACAAGGGAGCCCGGCCTGGACCGAGGTGCTCTCGGCTCCTCAGAGGAGCACTCAGCGGGCGCTGGCTGGAACCGCGACCCAGCTCCTTGGGACGGCGGCTCCTGGCGAGGAGCAGGGACCGGAGCAGCCCCACACCTGGCCTGGGACATGGCCCGCTGCAGCGCCTTCTCACCCAG GGGCTGCCGCAGAGGAGCTGGGGCCCCCGCAGCGAGTCCGGGGAGCTGTGGATCCAGGGATGCCCGTGAACGCTACGTCCACAGCCACCTCTGTCCCCAGGCCGACGCCACCGGCCACCAGGCACCCAG GTGCAGCTGGGACCCGGCCGtccggccccccccgcccgccccccgccacgccccggcgCGGGCTGGTCAGAGTCAGCACCCAGCGAGCCCTCCCGCGCCCTGCTCTGCCCGAGcctgggcccagcctgccctgcccccccggcagccggccctgcagcctcctgcagcccaacCGGACGCTGCTGCGCTGGGCAGACCTGCAGCGCAGGCTCAGCTTGGCCTGGGGGATGCACGTCTATGGCACCAGCAGCCTCTTCCTGCTGCTCAGCCTGCTCTGCGCcgccagcctgctgtgcctgcccGGCCgaggcctgccccacctgccctgccggCTGGCCGCCCTCGCCCTGCTGCTGGGCGCCGGCCTGCTGCGCGCCACCTTCCTCCTGGCCGACCCCtacggcagcagggccaggctgcccGCCCCGGCCGTGCGCCTGCTCTACAACGCGCCCTTCCCGCTGCTGCTCAGCGCCttcgccctgctgctgctgctgctgcgcggGGCCCGGCGGCAGCGTCTGCGCCTGCTGGCCGCGCTGGCCGCTCTCCACAGCGCCCTGTTGCTGGGCGCCGACCTGCTCTCGccccccctgagccccctgctgggcgtGGGGCTGCACCTGCTCTCCTGCGCCTGCGGCGCCGCCCTCATGCTGGCCCCCCCGGCCGCCTACTGGCAGCTGCGGCAGGCCCAGCGTGGCTGCGAGGCCCCCCCGGAGCTGCACGGGCTGGGCCCCTGCGCACGCGTGCTGCTGGGGTGCAGTGCCCCAGGGCTGCTGTGCTGCGGGCTCCAGGGCTACGGGgccctgtggctg gggggggtcctgggCCCCCCGGGGGAGTTCTCCTGGCCCTGGTGGTTCGTGCAGCTCTGGTTCCGGCTCGGCGAGCTGCTGCTGTCCTTTGCCCTGTGCTTTGTGGCCTCCTACCCCTTGTGCCAGCGCTGCGGTGCCGCTGGCCACACCTGCTGGGCCAAGCTCCTCCGCTACCTCTGTGCCCATCGCAAGGCCGAGGCGCCCGAGCCCCCCCATGGCTGCTACGCCTGGGCCAACGGCGCGCCGGAGCAGGCAGCCAGCCACCTCCGCACCCCGCCCGAGCAGCTGCACCTGCGGGCCCTGAAGGGCAAAGGGCGCCGGGTCCCAGGGACTTCTGCAGGGGGCTACCCCTCCTCGCTGGGCCGGCCTGGCgccagcccccagcaccccagcgTGGCCGCCTCGGGGCACTCCCACACCAGCCTGGGTGGCGAGAAGGCGTCGGTGCCCTCGCTGGCCGAGCTGGAGTTCCGCCCGCCCTCGCCCATCAACCTGAGCCGCAGCATCGACCAGGCCCTCTTCAGGGAGCACCTGGTGCGCGACAGCGTCTTCCTGCGCTGCAGCCTGCAGTGCTCCAGGCGCCCAGACTCCTGCTCCTCACTCCGCAGgagctccctgcttgcccccaTGGCTGAGCCGCTGCTGCCCGCCAAGGCCTGGCCACGCCGCAGCAGCGACCCCGACTGCCTGGCCCGCTACAGCTCGCTCAGCGACCTGCCCTCCTTGCGCCCCAGGGGCCTGCCCAGCGAACCCCGCACCGAGGGCACCATCTCCGGCAGCTCCTTGGACAGCTTCTCCCGGGGCTCCATGAAGATCAGCTGGAACCCCTGGCGCCACGGCCTGTCCTCGCTGGAGAGCCTGCCCCTGGAGGAGACGCCCAGCCGGGCCCCGCTGCTCCCCAGCGAGGCGCCCGCGGGCGAGGCCGGAGACTCTGAGCGCGAGGCCAGGAGGAGCTTCCTGGCGCTCAGCAAACAGGTGGATTCCCGCAGCCTGTCGAGTGACACGATTGAGCTGTGA
- the IHO1 gene encoding interactor of HORMAD1 protein 1: MELSDVKSNLQSLKESLELLTSQQNKQHQNLCEQLNHLPLPSILEELQTLISASRFPRCRKDNASQTSPDTLQGHCVLGPEETCCQCHPARRLQRTGWFQTQLHTMPMANSRGESPRKTHTATGDTHRGALNTAAGSGANLTTVALRGKENVMTQELESALAKQPSANSPAPACCSNPGMSGGSHGSHWLRPQEIPPTTPLRKAVRKDSKRVKPMTPSPQNQSQLCHPPAQSRKAFATDNKTHITVVGNMPQKEKFKNPCRSKIPARKRMYITKRKGDLPKCPDRGPKKKMTSRRMELEDSRQNDSPPITVTVTPYSENSILGSSVPKQQKLSRVPPRQKESTLPMLHSRENRRGPAAERRGIPGHQRRLDICNTQRTLSFWEGSPWESDLNGENHMTWFSVPSPMASDKAGLSAAPAQHTTPFCSLVFDSDYSD; this comes from the coding sequence ATGGAGCTGTCAGATGTGAAATCCAATTTACAGTCACTGAAGGAGAGTCTGGAACTGCTCACGTCTCAGCAGAATAAGCAGCATCAGAATCTGTGTGAACAGTTAAATCACCTGCCATTGCCCAGCATCTTAGAGGAACTGCAGACATTGATTTCTGCTTCCCGATTCCCCAGGTGCAGGAAGGATAACGCATCCCAGACCTCTCCAGACACACTGCAGGGCCACTGTGTACTCGGTCCAGAGGAAACATGCTGTCAGTGCCATCCAGCCAGGAGGCTCCAGAGAACAGGTTGGTTTCAGACTCAGCTGCACACCATGCCGATGGCAAACAGCCGTGGCGAATCCCCTAGGAAGACTCACACAGCTACAGGTGACACACACAGAGGTGCTTTGAACACAGCTGCTGGAAGCGGGGCAAATCTCACTACTGTAGCTTTGCGAGGCAAAGAAAATGTAATGACACAAGAGCTGGAGTCTGCATTAGCAAAACAACCCTCTGCTAACAGCCCGgcacctgcctgctgctccaaCCCTGGCATGTCTGGGGGTAGTCACGGGAGCCATTGGCTGCGCCCACAAGAAATACCTCCCACCACACCACTGAGGAAGGCAGTCAGGAAAGACTCTAAGCGAGTCAAGCCTATGACTCCTTCACCACAAAATCAGAGCCAACTTTGCCACCCTCCAGCACAAAGCCGCAAAGCCTTTGCCACAGACAACAAGACACATATCACAGTTGTAGGAAACATGCCACAAAAAGAAAAGTTCAAAAACCCCTGCCGGAGTAAAATACCGGCAAGGAAAAGAATGTACATTACCAAGAGAAAAGGAGACCTTCCCAAGTGTCCTGACAGGGGTCCGAAGAAGAAGATGACCAGCAGGCGGATGGAGTTGGAGGATTCTCGACAAAATGACTCTCCCCCAATTACAGTTACAGTTACACCCTATTCAGAGAACTCCATCCTGGGGTCTTCAGTTCCCAAGCAACAGAAGCTAAGTAGGGTCCCACCCAGGCAGAAAGAAAGCACCTTGCCCATGCTTCACTCCCGTGAGAACAGGCGAGGGCCTGCAGCCGAGAGAAGAGGGATCCCGGGACACCAGAGGAGACTGGATATTTGCAATACCCAACGTACTCTCTCTTTCTGGGAGGGCTCACCCTGGGAGAGTGACCTGAATGGTGAAAACCACATGACCTGGTTCAGTGTCCCAAGCCCCATGGCTTCAGACAAGGCAGGTCTTTCTGCTGCCCCGGCCCAGCACACGACTCCATTTTGCTCCTTAGTTTTTGATAGTGATTATTCCGATTGA